A single genomic interval of Lathyrus oleraceus cultivar Zhongwan6 chromosome 7, CAAS_Psat_ZW6_1.0, whole genome shotgun sequence harbors:
- the LOC127105178 gene encoding phosphatidylinositol N-acetylglucosaminyltransferase subunit A isoform X3, whose protein sequence is MGTTLYCQRLWKHPLAHICSSLTEAFCIAILEAASCGLLTVSTRVGGVPEVVPDDMIVLAEPDPSDMVRAIQRAITMLPKIDPQVMHNRMRELYSWHDVSKRTEIVYDRALKCSDQNLLERLSRYLSCGAWAGKIFCLVMIFNFLLWHLLELWQMKLRRRPMLFFRATAMDWRDVAENTTMQKITIVVILIIFHRKKMLT, encoded by the exons ATGGGAACTACACTGTACTGCCAGAGGTTGTGGAAGCATCCCTTGGCCCACATATGCAG TTCCTTAACAGAAGCTTTTTGCATAGCCATATTAGAGGCTGCTAGCTGTGGATTGTTAACAGTCAGCACGCGTGTCGGAGGTGTTCCTGAG GTTGTACCAGATGACATGATTGTTTTGGCAGAACCTGATCCAAGTGATATGGTGCGCGCAATCCAAAGGGCAATAACTATGCTGCCTAAAATTGATCCTCAAGTCATGCACAATCGA ATGAGGGAACTCTATAGTTGGCATGATGTTTCCAAAAGGACCGAAATTGTATATGACCGTGCTCTGAAGTGTTCCGATCAAAACCTACTTGAACGTCTCTCACG ATACCTCTCTTGTGGAGCATGGGCAGGAAAGATCTTTTGCTTGGTTATGATCTTCAATTTTTTGCTATGGCATCTACTGGAACTATGGCAG ATGAAATTGAGGAGGCGCCCGATGTTATTCTTTCGCGCAACTGCGATGGATTGGAGGGATGTTGCAGAAAATACAACAATGCAGAAAATTACAATAGTAGTGATACTAATAATATTTCATAGGAAAAAAATGCTGACATGA
- the LOC127105178 gene encoding phosphatidylinositol N-acetylglucosaminyltransferase subunit A isoform X1: MGTTLYCQRLWKHPLAHICRGLVLQYGRLALKGSGTSSLTEAFCIAILEAASCGLLTVSTRVGGVPEVVPDDMIVLAEPDPSDMVRAIQRAITMLPKIDPQVMHNRMRELYSWHDVSKRTEIVYDRALKCSDQNLLERLSRYLSCGAWAGKIFCLVMIFNFLLWHLLELWQMKLRRRPMLFFRATAMDWRDVAENTTMQKITIVVILIIFHRKKMLT; encoded by the exons ATGGGAACTACACTGTACTGCCAGAGGTTGTGGAAGCATCCCTTGGCCCACATATGCAG GGGTCTGGTACTGCAGTATGGAAGACTGGCCTTGAAGGGGTCTGGTACAAG TTCCTTAACAGAAGCTTTTTGCATAGCCATATTAGAGGCTGCTAGCTGTGGATTGTTAACAGTCAGCACGCGTGTCGGAGGTGTTCCTGAG GTTGTACCAGATGACATGATTGTTTTGGCAGAACCTGATCCAAGTGATATGGTGCGCGCAATCCAAAGGGCAATAACTATGCTGCCTAAAATTGATCCTCAAGTCATGCACAATCGA ATGAGGGAACTCTATAGTTGGCATGATGTTTCCAAAAGGACCGAAATTGTATATGACCGTGCTCTGAAGTGTTCCGATCAAAACCTACTTGAACGTCTCTCACG ATACCTCTCTTGTGGAGCATGGGCAGGAAAGATCTTTTGCTTGGTTATGATCTTCAATTTTTTGCTATGGCATCTACTGGAACTATGGCAG ATGAAATTGAGGAGGCGCCCGATGTTATTCTTTCGCGCAACTGCGATGGATTGGAGGGATGTTGCAGAAAATACAACAATGCAGAAAATTACAATAGTAGTGATACTAATAATATTTCATAGGAAAAAAATGCTGACATGA
- the LOC127105178 gene encoding phosphatidylinositol N-acetylglucosaminyltransferase subunit A isoform X2 produces the protein MGTTLYCQRLWKHPLAHICRGLVLQYGRLALKGSGTSSLTEAFCIAILEAASCGLLTVSTRVGGVPEVVPDDMIVLAEPDPSDMVRAIQRAITMLPKIDPQVMHNRMRELYSWHDVSKRTEIVYDRALKCSDQNLLERLSRYLSCGAWAGKIFCLVMIFNFLLWHLLELWQPADEIEEAPDVILSRNCDGLEGCCRKYNNAENYNSSDTNNIS, from the exons ATGGGAACTACACTGTACTGCCAGAGGTTGTGGAAGCATCCCTTGGCCCACATATGCAG GGGTCTGGTACTGCAGTATGGAAGACTGGCCTTGAAGGGGTCTGGTACAAG TTCCTTAACAGAAGCTTTTTGCATAGCCATATTAGAGGCTGCTAGCTGTGGATTGTTAACAGTCAGCACGCGTGTCGGAGGTGTTCCTGAG GTTGTACCAGATGACATGATTGTTTTGGCAGAACCTGATCCAAGTGATATGGTGCGCGCAATCCAAAGGGCAATAACTATGCTGCCTAAAATTGATCCTCAAGTCATGCACAATCGA ATGAGGGAACTCTATAGTTGGCATGATGTTTCCAAAAGGACCGAAATTGTATATGACCGTGCTCTGAAGTGTTCCGATCAAAACCTACTTGAACGTCTCTCACG ATACCTCTCTTGTGGAGCATGGGCAGGAAAGATCTTTTGCTTGGTTATGATCTTCAATTTTTTGCTATGGCATCTACTGGAACTATGGCAG CCTGCAGATGAAATTGAGGAGGCGCCCGATGTTATTCTTTCGCGCAACTGCGATGGATTGGAGGGATGTTGCAGAAAATACAACAATGCAGAAAATTACAATAGTAGTGATACTAATAATATTTCATAG
- the LOC127105178 gene encoding phosphatidylinositol N-acetylglucosaminyltransferase subunit A isoform X4 translates to MLTYICSNESLYGSLTEAFCIAILEAASCGLLTVSTRVGGVPEVVPDDMIVLAEPDPSDMVRAIQRAITMLPKIDPQVMHNRMRELYSWHDVSKRTEIVYDRALKCSDQNLLERLSRYLSCGAWAGKIFCLVMIFNFLLWHLLELWQMKLRRRPMLFFRATAMDWRDVAENTTMQKITIVVILIIFHRKKMLT, encoded by the exons ATGCTGACCTATATCTGTTCAAATGAGTCATTATATGG TTCCTTAACAGAAGCTTTTTGCATAGCCATATTAGAGGCTGCTAGCTGTGGATTGTTAACAGTCAGCACGCGTGTCGGAGGTGTTCCTGAG GTTGTACCAGATGACATGATTGTTTTGGCAGAACCTGATCCAAGTGATATGGTGCGCGCAATCCAAAGGGCAATAACTATGCTGCCTAAAATTGATCCTCAAGTCATGCACAATCGA ATGAGGGAACTCTATAGTTGGCATGATGTTTCCAAAAGGACCGAAATTGTATATGACCGTGCTCTGAAGTGTTCCGATCAAAACCTACTTGAACGTCTCTCACG ATACCTCTCTTGTGGAGCATGGGCAGGAAAGATCTTTTGCTTGGTTATGATCTTCAATTTTTTGCTATGGCATCTACTGGAACTATGGCAG ATGAAATTGAGGAGGCGCCCGATGTTATTCTTTCGCGCAACTGCGATGGATTGGAGGGATGTTGCAGAAAATACAACAATGCAGAAAATTACAATAGTAGTGATACTAATAATATTTCATAGGAAAAAAATGCTGACATGA